From Pantoea vagans:
GATTCTGGATCTGCGTCTGCAGAAACTGACCGGCCTTGAGCACGAGAAGCTGCTGGATGAGTATAAGGCGCTGCTGGAGCAGATCGCTGAGTTGCTGCACATTCTGTCGAGCGCTGAGCGTCTGATGGAAGTGATCCGCGAAGAGCTGGAGCTGATGCGCGATCAGTTTGGTGACGATCGTCGTACCGAGATCACCGCAAACACCGCCGATATTAATATCGAAGACCTGATCAATCAGGAAGATGTTGTGGTGACCTTGTCGCATCAGGGCTATGTGAAGTATCAGCCGCTGAGCGACTATGAAGCGCAGCGTCGTGGTGGTAAAGGCAAGTCAGCCGCGCGTATCAAAGAAGAGGACTTCATTGATCGTCTGCTGGTGGCCAATACTCATGACACGATTCTTTGCTTCTCAAGCCGTGGCCGTCTGTACTGGATGAAGGTTTATCAGCTGCCGGAAGCAAGTCGTGGCGCGCGTGGACGTCCAATCGTCAACCTGCTGCCGCTGGAAGCTAACGAGCGTATTACGGCGATTCTGCCGGTACGTGAGTATACCGAAGGCTTCAATATCTTTATGGCGACCGCGCTGGGTACCGTGAAGAAGACGGCGCTTAAAGAGTTCAGCCGTCCGCGCAGCGCCGGTATTATTGCCGTGAATCTGCGTGATGACGATGAGCTGATCGGCGTGGCGCTGACTAACGGTAACGATGAAGCGATGCTGTTTTCCGCAGCCGGTAAAGTGGTTCGCTTTGCAGAGTCCGCAGTTCGTGCCATGGGTCGTACCGCTTCTGGCGTGCGCGGCATCAGGCTGGCTGAAGGCGATCGTGTGGTGTCGCTGATTGTGCCGCGTGAAGAGGGTGCCATTATGACCGTGACGCAGAATGGTTACGGTAAGCGTACGGCCAACAGCGAATACCCGACGAAGTCGCGTGCGACGCAGGGTGTTATTTCAATCAAAGTGACCGAGCGTAATGGTCCGGTGATTGGCGCGGTTCAGGTTGTCGATGGCGATCAGATTATGATGATCACCGATGCCGGTACGCTGGTGCGTACCCGCGTGTCAGAAGTGAGCGTCGTGGGTCGTAATACCCAAGGTGTGATCCTGATTCGTACCGCTGAGGATGAGAACGTAGTCGGACTGCAGCGTGTTGCCGAGCCGGTTGAAGAGGAAGAGCTGGATTCAATCGACGGCAGCGTGGCGGAAGGTGAAGATGATATTGCGCCGGAAGCTGAGATCGACGATGAAGAGATTGCACCGGAAGCGGATGCAGAAGACGAAGACGACGCAGCAGAAGACGAAGAGTAATTTGTCTGACGTGAGCTGAGGTTCGTTGCAGAAACGGCAGGTCAGGGGAAATCCGGCCTGCCGTTTTTTTTTGGAGATCGGGTGTGGGTGGCTGTGAGCCGGGAGCCGGAAGCCGGTGGCTGCGGGATGGGAGCCGCCGAAAGGCCCGCTATGCCCGATCGCAAAGAAATCCCGCATCCCTGCGGATCGGCCACGCCATCCGTGGCGTGGACGCTTTGCTCTTCGGGCATAGCCAGCCTTTCTCGCTGGGATTACGGTGTTGCTTTGAGTGGAGGCAGGGTAGCAAAGAACGGGCATCGAAAGCCTGAAGCCGGTGGCTGTGGGATGGGAGCCGCCGAAAGGCCCGCTATGCCAGATCGCAAAGGATTCCCGCATCCCTGCGGATCGGCCACGCCATCCGTGGCGTGGACGCTTTGCTCTTCGGGCATAGCCAGCCTTTCTCGCTGGGATTACGGTGTTGCTTTGAGTGGAGGCAGGGTAGCAAAGAACGGGCATCGAAAGCCTGAAGCCGGTGGCTGTGGGATGGGAGCCGCCGAAAGGCCCGCTATGCCCGATCGCAAAGGATTCCCGCATCCCTGCGGATCGGCCACGCCATCCGTGGCGTGGACGCTTTGCTCTTCGGGCATAGCCAGCCTTTCTCGCTGGGATTACGGTGTTGCTTTGAGTGGAGGCAGGGTAGCAGAGAACGGGCATCGAAAGCCTGAAGCCGGTGGCTGTGAGCCGGGAGCCGCCGAAAGACCCGCTATGCCCGATCGCAAAGGATTCCCGCATCCCTGCGGATCGGCCACGCCATCGGTGGCGTGGACGCTTTGCTCTTCGGGCATAGCCAGCCTTTCTCGCTGGGATTACAGTGTCGCTTTGAGTTCTTACGGGCAAGCCTGTACGCAAGCCTTCTTGTGCACTTATAGCTGGCTGCTTTCACTATCTTAAAAGATTCCCAAACCTTCCGCTAAGCCTGCGGCTGGCTGGCTTTTTTCGCCTGATAAAGCTAGTGTATGGGCATTAAAAATCGATGATGCGACTAACCTTGCCAACTGCGAGTTACCTTTGAAATATCCTGTCTCTTTCCGCACTACGCTTCGCATCTCGCGCTATCTTTTCCGCGCGCTGGCGCTGCTAATCTGGACGCTGGGCGCTGTTCTGACGGCGTTTTACATCATCAGCGTGCTGCACAATAAAGAGACGCAGGTCCGGCAGGAGTTCGCCAGTAACTACGGCACGATTCAGTGGTATGTGCGCCATTCGGCGGACATGATGCGTGAGCTGAAATATATCACCGAGAACCGCTTAACCAACGCCAGCAGTGGTCTGGATGTGCTGACCGGCATGATGCCGGGCAAAACTACGCAGCCGCAGTTTACGCCACTCTTTTCGGATGGCGACTGTACCTCAATGAGCAATACCTGGCGCAACTCGCTCGATTCCCTCAGCTACTACATCAATTACTGGAAGAGCAACTTCGCCTCGTCGTATGAGCTTAATCGGGTGTTCTTTATCGGTGGCGAGAGTCAGTGTCTGGCGGACTTTACCATTGGCAGCAGTAATGCCGATCGGGAACGCAGCCTGAAATCGCTGCGTGAGAATGTACTGCGCTATCGTAATAGCAGCGAAGAAGATCGCCGCAATCCAATGTACTGGATCAACAGCAGTGCGCAGCCCGGCGTCGGCACCTTCTATATGGTAGTGCCGGTTTATGTCGCCAATAAGTTACAGGCGCTGCTGGGTGTTGAGCAGAACATCCGGCTGGATGAGTTTATTCAGCCGGGCAGCCTGCCGATTATTGCGTCCATTACCGACGAAAATTACCGTCCGCTGCTTAACTCGCGGCGCGGCGGGCTGGGCTTCTCGCTGGATAATCTGCCGGATGATAAAACCTGGTTCGGTTATCTGAATGGGTATCGTCAGCTGGTGCTGAAGAAACCGCTGCCGCCATCCGATCTTAACGTGGTGTGGTCGATACCCACCGACGTGATGGTGGATCAGCTTAAGCTGATGATTATCAATGCGCTGCTGCTTAATATTTTCAGCGCCGTGATCCTGTTTACTCTCGCATGGGTGTTTGAGCGACGGATGTTCCTGCCGGCGGAGGAGAATGCGCACCGGCTGGAAGAGCATGAGCAGTTTAACCGTAAAATTGTGGCTTCTGCGCCGGTCGGGATCTGTATTTTACGCACCAGCGACGGTACCAATATTCTGAGTAACGAGCTGGCGCACAATTATCTGACGTTGCTGACGCAGGAAGATCGTCTGAGGCTGAATGAGATTATTGGCGGGCAGCAGGTCAACTTTGTCGATGTGCTGACCGGCAGTAATACTAACCTGCAGATCAGCTTTGTGCATTCGCGCTATCGTAATGAGAACGTGGCGATTTGCGTGCTGGTCGACGTTTCGGCGCGCGTACGAATGGAGCAGTCTCTGCAGGAGATGGCCCACGCGGCAGAGCAGGCCAGCCAGTCTAAATCGATGTTCCTGGCTACCGTCAGTCACGAGCTGCGCACGCCGCTGTATGGCATTATCGGTAATCTCGACCTGTTACAGACTAAAGAGCTGCCCAGCGGCATCGACTCGCTGGTGACGGCGATGAACAACTCCTCCAGCCTGCTGCTGAAGATTATCAGCGATATTCTCGACTTCTCGAAAATTGAGTCCGAGCAGCTGAAAATCGAGCCACGTCCGTTTGCACCGCGCGAAATCGTCACCCACATCGTCGGCAACTATCTGTCGCTGGTGGTGAAGAAGCGGCTGACGCTCTACTGCTTTATCGAACATGATGTGCCGCAGGTGCTGGACGGGGATCCGCTGCGTCTGCAGCAGGTGATCTCGAACCTGCTGAATAACGCGATTAAGTTCACGCACACCGGCTGTATTATCCTCCACGCCTGGGTTGCTGAAGGCTATCTGGCCTTCCGCGTCCGTGATACCGGCGTCGGCATCCCGGCGAAAGAGCTGCCGCGTCTGTTTGATCCTTTCTTCCAGGTAGGCAGTGGCGTGCAGCGTAATTTCCAGGGCACCGGGCTGGGACTGGCGATCTGTGAAAAGCTGATCAATATGATGGACGGTGACATTGAAGTTGACTCAGAGCCCGGCATGGGCAGCCAGTTCATTGTGCGTATCCCGATCTACAAAGGGCAGAAGCCGTCACTGATGCTGCTGGAGGATTTGAAAGAGAACAAAATCTGGCTGGCGATGCGTAACGACTATCTTGCGGAGTTTATTACCCGCCAGATCCAGCAGCAGGGCATTGAGGTCGCGGAATATAACGGTAAGCCGGGTCACGACGATGTGGTGATGACCGATTACGACCTGGAAATCGACTTACCGCTGCGGGCGCTGATCACCTTTGACGGATCGCATGTGGATATGCCGCGTGAACGTCAGCCGGGACGCTGGATCCACTCGACAGCCACGCTGCACGAGGTGCCGGCGCTGCTGGCGCGCATCTACCGTATTTCGCTGGGTCACGATGCGGCGGATGCGTTGCTGCTGGCCGCGCCGGTCGAAGAGAAAGTGCATAACGATGACATCATGGTGCTGATTGTCGATGACCATCCGATTAACCGCATGCTGCTGTCGGAACAGCTTGGCACGCTGGGCTATCAGGTCAAAACCGCGCAGGATGGTGTTGATGCGCTTAACGTGCTGAGTCGTAATGAAATCGACATCGTGCTGACGGATGTGAACATGCCAAACATGGATGGTTATCGCCTGACGCAGCGGTTGCGTCAGCTGGGCCATCTCTTCCCGGTCGTCGGCGTGACGGCGAATGCGCTGGCGGAAGAGAAACAGCGTTGTATGGATGCGGGCATGGATAACTGCCTGTCAAAACCGGTGACGCTGGATGTGCTGAAAGTGACGCTGGCCATCTATGCTGATCGGGTGCGTAAAACGCGGATAGGATAGGGCAGGATAAAGCAGGATAGGGCAGAGGTAAGGCGGTGCAGGCTGCACCGCCTCAGACGTAACTTAGTCTCTTTCGACCTGAGTCTGGCTGACAGACGACAGGTAGTTCAGCAGCGCGATATCGTTATCCACGCCCAGTTTCATCATCGCTGATTTCTTCTGGCTACTGATCGTTTTGATACTGCGGTTCAGTTTCTTGGCGATTTCCGTTACCAGGAAACCTTCAGCGAACAGACGCAGTACTTCGCTCTCTTTTGGTGACAGACGCTTGTCGCCATAACCACCTGCGCTGATCTTCTCCAGCAGTTTCGCAACGCTTTCCGGCGTATATTTCTTGCCTTTCTGCAGTGCAGCCAGTGCTTTCGGCAGATCGGTAGGTGCGCCCTGTTTCAGGACAATCCCTTCGATATCGAGATCCAGCACAGAACTCAGAATCGCCGGGTTATTGTTCATGGTCAGAACAATAATCGACAGATCCGGATAGTGGCGTTTAATGTATTTAATCAGCGTAATGCCATCGCCATACTTCTCACCTGGCATGGAGAGGTCGGTGATCAGGACGTTAGCGTCAAGCTTGGACAGATTATTGATCAGTGCTGTTGAGTCTTCGAACTCACCTACAACGTTGACCCATTCAATTTGTTCCAGAGACTTTCGGATACCGAAAAGGACAATTGGATGGTCATCGGCAATAATTACGTTTAAGTTATTCATCTTATTGGTTACCTTGCTGCAGCAGTTGATTGACGTAAGCGTCAATATCACTGGTGGTATTTGTAATGTTTGAATCGTCACACGCTTTAATGTGGTGTTCTAACTCTTCACAAAGCTGTTTGCCGGGAGTCAGATTGAGCATGGCAAACACGCCCTTTAGGCGATGCGCTGTCTGAGCAAGCGAGGCGTAGTCCTTTTCCGCCGACTCAGTATACAGTCTCTTCACATCAA
This genomic window contains:
- the rcsC gene encoding two-component system sensor histidine kinase RcsC, with the protein product MKYPVSFRTTLRISRYLFRALALLIWTLGAVLTAFYIISVLHNKETQVRQEFASNYGTIQWYVRHSADMMRELKYITENRLTNASSGLDVLTGMMPGKTTQPQFTPLFSDGDCTSMSNTWRNSLDSLSYYINYWKSNFASSYELNRVFFIGGESQCLADFTIGSSNADRERSLKSLRENVLRYRNSSEEDRRNPMYWINSSAQPGVGTFYMVVPVYVANKLQALLGVEQNIRLDEFIQPGSLPIIASITDENYRPLLNSRRGGLGFSLDNLPDDKTWFGYLNGYRQLVLKKPLPPSDLNVVWSIPTDVMVDQLKLMIINALLLNIFSAVILFTLAWVFERRMFLPAEENAHRLEEHEQFNRKIVASAPVGICILRTSDGTNILSNELAHNYLTLLTQEDRLRLNEIIGGQQVNFVDVLTGSNTNLQISFVHSRYRNENVAICVLVDVSARVRMEQSLQEMAHAAEQASQSKSMFLATVSHELRTPLYGIIGNLDLLQTKELPSGIDSLVTAMNNSSSLLLKIISDILDFSKIESEQLKIEPRPFAPREIVTHIVGNYLSLVVKKRLTLYCFIEHDVPQVLDGDPLRLQQVISNLLNNAIKFTHTGCIILHAWVAEGYLAFRVRDTGVGIPAKELPRLFDPFFQVGSGVQRNFQGTGLGLAICEKLINMMDGDIEVDSEPGMGSQFIVRIPIYKGQKPSLMLLEDLKENKIWLAMRNDYLAEFITRQIQQQGIEVAEYNGKPGHDDVVMTDYDLEIDLPLRALITFDGSHVDMPRERQPGRWIHSTATLHEVPALLARIYRISLGHDAADALLLAAPVEEKVHNDDIMVLIVDDHPINRMLLSEQLGTLGYQVKTAQDGVDALNVLSRNEIDIVLTDVNMPNMDGYRLTQRLRQLGHLFPVVGVTANALAEEKQRCMDAGMDNCLSKPVTLDVLKVTLAIYADRVRKTRIG
- the rcsB gene encoding response regulator transcription factor RcsB: MNNLNVIIADDHPIVLFGIRKSLEQIEWVNVVGEFEDSTALINNLSKLDANVLITDLSMPGEKYGDGITLIKYIKRHYPDLSIIVLTMNNNPAILSSVLDLDIEGIVLKQGAPTDLPKALAALQKGKKYTPESVAKLLEKISAGGYGDKRLSPKESEVLRLFAEGFLVTEIAKKLNRSIKTISSQKKSAMMKLGVDNDIALLNYLSSVSQTQVERD